The Rhizobium rosettiformans genomic sequence GATCCTGATTGGCCTTTTCGCGGTCCAGTCACGCGGTACGGCAGCCGTCGCCCGTTACTTCGGGCCGATCACGGCGCTCTGGTTCATCGTCATGGCAGCTGGCGGCATTATTCATATCTTTGATGACATCGGCATCTTTGCCGCCTTCAATCCATGGTATGCGGCAAGCTTCCTGCTGCACGAAGGCTTTCTCGGCATTGTTGTCCTCGGCGCCGTCTTCCTCACCGTCACGGGTGCGGAAGCGCTCTATGCCGACCTTGGACATTTCGGCCGCAAGCCGATCCAGCTTGCCTGGTTCGCGCTCGTCTTTCCGGCGCTCGTGCTGAATTATCTGGGGCAGGGGGCGCTGGTCCTCAGCGATCCCTCCACGGCCTCGGATCCCTTCTTCCTGATGTTTCCATCCTGGGCGCTGCTGCCGATCGTCATCCTCGCGACCTTCGCCACCATCATCGCCAGTCAGGCCGTGATCACCGGCGCGTTTTCGCTGGTTCGCCAGGCGATACACCTCGGCTTCCTGCCGCGCATGCAGATCCTGTTCACGTCCGAAACCCAGAGCGGCCAGATCTATCTGCCCTCGGTCAACACACTTCTGCTCGTCGGCGTGCTCTCGCTGGTTCTTCTCTTCGAAAGCTCGGAGGCGCTCGCCACCGCCTACGGCATCTCGGTAACCGGTGCCATGGTGGTGACGACCGTCATGGCTTTCGAATTCGTTCGCAAGAGATGGAACTGGAGCCTGGCGCTCGCAGCCGCGGTGCTGACCCCGTTACTCCTTCTCGAATTGGTCTTCCTCGGCGCGAACCTTCTGAAGATCCATGATGGCGGCTACATACCGGTCCTCTTCGCCGCAGCCTTCACCGTGGTCATGTGGACCTGGCGCCGCGGCACGGCGATCCTCTTCCAGAAGACCCGCCGCGACGATGTCCCGCTTGAAGCCTTCATCGCCATGATCGAGAAGAAGGGCGAACACGGCCCGACCTGCGTCGCCGGCACGGCCATCTTCCTGACCAGCGACCCGACCTGTGCGCCGGCCGCCTTGATGCACAATCTGAAGCACAACCATGTCATCCACGAGCGCAACATCATCCTGACGATCCGCACACTTGGACGCCCCCGGATCGCCGAGGTGGATCGGTTTGCGGTCGAGGAATTGTCCGAACGTTTCTCGCGGGTCGAGATCCGCTTCGGTTTCATGGAAACGCAGAACGTCTCCAAGACGCTGGCGAGCCTCCGCCGTGGCGGGTTGAAGTTCGACATCATGTCGACCTCCTTCTATCTCGGCCGTCGCAAGCTGGTCGCCGGCCAGGGCATGGGCATGCCCCACTGGCAGGACCGGCTTTACATCGCGCTTGCGGAGGCAGCGGCCGACCCGTCCGACTATTTTCGCCTGCCGGCAAACCGCGTGATCGAACTCGGATCACACGTCATCATCTGACCGGCCCAACATACCTCCATGAGCTTCAGGACCGTCGGCATGCCCGGCGGTCCTGCCATTTTTGCCCTGCTGCTCCCAAAGCTGTGATCGCGCATTAACCAAGCATCAAGGTTAACGAGAGATATTCCTCTAATGTAATCCTGTTTGGGTTCGAAGCGTCGGACCCGTGTCAGCGTGTGTTGGAGTGTGGCCTTGCGTCCCAAGTTTCGTCCTTCGAAGAAGGTCCTCTCCCGACTGGAGAACTGGACCTCTCCCCTGGTCTTCGGCCTTGCGTCGTGGCTGATCTTCCCCACCGTCGCCGCTCAGGCCGATATGGCGGGCCTTCTGACCGGTCTCGACCGCGGTGCCAGCAATTGGCGCATGGTGATGACGTCGACGCCGGCCGGCTCGATCCACGAAGCCAGTCTCGCCTTCTCGGAAGGGGAGGCGTCCGAGGCGCTGTCCGGTGGTGCTGGCTTGATCCTGCCCGACGGTCGCCGCATCGCTTTCGATGGCGGCAAGGCCGATCCTGATTCCTTGCCGGACGAAATGCGTGTCACCCGCGACCAGAAGAAGGGCCGGGTCATGGCCGTCGAGCCCATGCTGCCGCCGCGCGCCTTCTCGGCCGGATCTATCTTGCAGCGGACGAGCTCGCTTATGGAGCCGGAGCTCAAGACACCGTCCGTCTTTGCCCGCGAGGAAGACAAGTCCAAGCCCGTCGAACTCGCAAGCTTCTATTTCAAGCGCGAAAAGCCGGTCGCCGATCCCTCACTGTCGCCGATGATTGCAGATCTCGTGACCAATTCCGTGCCTGATGTGCTGGCGACTGCCTATGCGCCACCGGCCCCGGACTATGCGAGCGTTTCGCCCTTCGACAGCATCCTGACCGACAAGCAGCAAGACCAGGGCCGTTTCATCCCCGATATCGATCCCGAGGATCACGCCTGGGCCGCGACGCCGCTGCCGGCGGCCGTCTTTTCCGACAAGGAACAGAAGTGCCTGGCGGAAGGCATCTATTTTGAAGCCCGTGGCGAATCGGTGAAGGGCCAGGCGGCCGTCGCCCAGGTCATCCTCAACCGGGTGCGCAATCCGCATTATCCCGACACGATCTGCGGAGTGGTCTATCAGAACGAAAATTGGCGCAACCGCTGCCAGTTCTCCTTCGCCTGCGATCGTATCCCCGACATCGTCACGTCTCCGCGCCACTGGAAGATTGCCAAGGAGATTGCCATGGCCGTCACTGCCGGCAAGATCTGGTTCAAGGATGTCGGCTCCGCCACCCACTACCACGCGACCTATGTGAAGCCCGCCTGGGGCCCGACGATGAAGCGCGTGGACAAGATCGGCAAGCACATCTTCTATCGCACCTATGGCGGCGGCTGGAGCTGAAAACCCTTCAGCGCTGCCTGTCGAGCCAGTTCGACAGCAGCGGCACGACCAGGAATGACAAGGCATAGGTGAGTGGCACCGTGACGAAGATGTAAAGCATCGGCGTCAGATTGCCTTCCGGGCCGAAGGCGAATGCTGCCTGCACGCCGATCATCCAGCCGAGGATGACACTGATCAGGATGCGGACTAGAAAGCGCGTCATCTCTTCCCCCCGGGCAGGACGTCTCCCAGGAGCCTCCCATGTCCGTCCCCGTTCCGCAATCGTCACGCATGCCCGCCCTGAGCCTGCAATCAACCGACCCACACGTCTCCGTGAATGTGGCAGATTCTGGTCCATGGTTGCGACGGATTGACCGGATTTGTCGTCCGTCATCTGCGACGATTCTGCATCTTGGACTTAAGTCTATGATTTTTCGGGGTTAATTTGTGGTGAAACTTGGTGCTGTCACGCCTTGACTATGCAGGGGCTCAAAATTATGGTGCGCCCGACTTCAAAGCGGGCCAGAAGGGTTTCTATCTCGCCGTTTCTGCATTCAATTCGGGCGCATAAACGGCGCTTGAGACAGGCGACGGTCGGAGAAAGCCATGACGGACCACCGGGAAGAAGATCTGGAAGAGCGCCGCAGACGGCTGACCACGGAACTCGCTGAGCGGGACGCCAAGGTCAAGGACGACGAGCGAGCCGAGATCAATGCCGACCAGACCCGTAAGGGATATGGTATGGCAATGAAGATCTCGAGCGAATTCATCTCCGCCATCATTGTCGGTGCCCTCCTGGGTTATCTTTTCGACTACTTTGTGGGCACGGGGCCGTGGGGCATGATCGTCATGCTTATGATCGGTTTCTGCGCCGGCGTGTTGAACGTCATGCGCGTCGTCGGGGTCGTGGCATCGCCACATCCTGCGGATCGCAGACTGGACTTGGACGACAAGGGCAACGGTCGCTGACGCGCCGGCCCGGAAACGAGAATGACCGCTTCGGCGGCGAAAGCGAAAGAGCAGAACGTGGCAAACGATCCCACTTCCCAGTTCCTTGTGAAGCCGATTGTACCGATCGAAATCGGCGGGATTGATTTTTCGTTCACCAACGCATCCCTGTTCATGGTGGCAACCGTTGCCGCTGCGTCGGGCTTCCTCTACTTCTCGACAGCCAATCGCGGCCTGATCCCGACGCGCATGCAGTCGGTCGCCGAAATGGCCTATGAGTTCATTGCCTCCATGCTGCGCGAAGGTGCTGGCGCCAAGGGCATGCACTTCTTCCCGATGGTGTTCTCGCTGTTCATGTTCGTCCTGACGGCAAACCTGCTCGGCATGTTCCCCTACTTCTTCACGATCACCAGCCAGATCATCGTGACCTTCGCGCTGGCCCTGTTTGTGATCCTGACGGTCCTGATCTACGGCTTCTACAAGCACGGACTGCACTTCCTCTCGATCTTCGCGCCGTCTGGCGTGCCGGTGGCCCTGTTGCCGCTGGTGTCTGCAATCGAGGTCGTGTCCTTCCTGTCGCGTCCGATCAGCCTTTCCGTCCGTCTTTTCGCCAACATGCTGGCCGGTCACATCACGCTGAAGGTCTTCGCAGGCTTCGTCGTGTCGATGAGTGCTGCCGGTGCCGTCGGCGTCGCAGGCTCCATCCTGCCTCTCATCATGACGGTCGCCATGACCGCTCTCGAATTTCTCGTTGCCTTCCTGCAGGCTTACGTCTTCGCGGTACTGACTTGCATGTACCTGAACGACGCCGTGCACGGTGGTCACTGAGAATAAAGTCGCTGGCCCCGGTGTCCCGGGTGTCAAAAACAGCCGCAACAACCCATTCGAAGGAGTATCCATATGGAAGCGGAAGCAGCAAAGTACATCGGCGCGGGTCTCGCATGCCTCGGCATGGCTGGTACGTCCCTCGCTCTCGGCCGTATCTTCGGTGACTACCTGACCGGCGCACTGCGCAACCCGTCTGCTGCTGACAGCCAGTTCGGCCGTCTGGTATTCGGCTTCGCCGTTACGGAAGCTCTGGGCATCTTCTCGCTGCTCATCGCTCTCCTTCTCCTGTTCGCCGTCTAATAACGGCTGGAGTTTGAGATCACGGCGCGCCGACAAGGCAGCCGTGATCTCGCGCATTTGAGCATACACCTGGAGGTGAGCATGTTTGTGACCCCCGCCTTTGCCCAGGAAACCCCGGCAGAAGGCCAGCTTCACACAGAGACCGGCGTGGCCCACGACGAGGCTCATGGCGGCGGCGTGTTCCCGCCGTTCGATTTTTCGACCTATCCGTCGCAGCTTCTGTGGCTGGTGATCACGTTCAGCGTGTTCTACATGCTCATGCAGAAGGTCATCGTTCCGCGCCTTGGCGGCATTCTTGAGAACCGCCACGACCGCATCGCTCAGGATCTCGACGAGGCTGCTCGTCTGAAGTCCGAAGCCGATGCCGCCATCGAAACCTACGAGCGCGAGCTGACCGCGGCCAAGGCGAAAGCCGGCCAGATCGCTTCTGCCGCTCGTGACGCATCCAAGGCCAAGGCCGATGCGGAGCGTGCTGCGATTGAGACGGAACTCTCCGCCAAGATCGCCGCTGCCGAAAGCCGCATTGCCGATATCAAGGCGCGCGCTTTCGCGGAAGTCGACACGATCGCCATCGACACCGTTGGCACGATCGTTGAAGAACTGATCGGCGCCAAGTCGACCGCAGCCGACATCAAGGCCGCCGTCTCCGGCGTCGCCAAGCAGGGAGCGTAAGCATCATGGACGCTTCATTTTTCGCACTCGTTGCCCTCGTTCTCTTCTTCGTCCTGCTCGCCTACCTGAAGGTACCGGGCATGATGGGCAAGGCTCTCGACGAGCGCGCCGACAAGATCCGTGACGAACTGGCCGAGGCCAAGCGTCTGCGCGAAGAGGCCCAGCACCTGCTGGCCGAGTACCAGCGCAAGCGCAAGGAAGCCGAAGCCGAGGCTGCAGCCATTGTGGCTGCCGCCGAGCGCGAAGCGGCTGCCCTGACCGCGGAAGCCAAGCAGAAGACCGAAGAGTTCGTTGCACGCCGCAACGCGCTTTCCGAGCAGAAGATCAAGCAGGCCGAGACTGAAGCCGTGAACGCCGTTCGCGCCGCAGCCGTCGACCTGGCGATTGCCGCTGCCGAGAAGGTTCTGGCTAAGAAGTCTGACGAAGCCGTGCAGCAGACGCTGTTCAAGGCCTCCGTCGGTGAAGTGAAGTCGCGCCTGAATTAAGGCCGGCCGACTGCCGACATCATCTTCATTCTGACGCCCCGATCGGTCTCCGCTCGGGGCGTTTTCTTGTTCGGCTGAGGGCCGTCGAGTGAAGCAGCGTGACCTTTGATCGGCTGTGCCTCGCCGACGCACATGCGCGGGCAAGATCGTGGCTAAGCGCGGACAAGGATTTTAGAGATTTTCGTCCGCTGGCGCTGCGATTTTCAACGGCCGGAAGCTCATCCGATGCAAGGGGCAGGGGCCGTGCGTCGCGATGGCGCTGCGGTGGCGATCCGTGCCGTATCCGGCATGGACCTCGAAACCATAGCCGGGATAGACGAGACCTGCCCTCACCATCATGCGGTCCCGCATCACCTTGGCGATGATAGAGGCGGCGGCGATAGAGACCGATCGCGCATCGCCCTTCACGACGGCCTCGCCGGCGCAAACCAGGCCGGGGGGAACATCTCGGCCATCGGCCAGCACATGCCGGGCCTCGTGGTCGAGACCGGCGACGGCCCGGCGCATGGCATCGAGGCTCGCCTTGCGGATATCGATGAGATCGATGCGCTTAGGCGAAGAGGACGCAATCGAAACTGTCGCCTCGGCCAAGATATGCTCATAGAGCACGTCGCGCTGGGCGGCGGAGAGCTTCTTGGAATCGTTCAGCCCATCAGGGATCCGCTTCGGATCGAGGATCACGGCTGCGGCGACCACAGGGCCCGCCAGAGGACCGCGGCCGGCCTCATCCGTCCCGGCCACCGGCCAAAGGCCTTGACGCTTGGCGCGGCTCTCCAGCGAGAAATCCGGGACAAGCGGCATGTCTGGAAAGAGGCCAGGAGAATCGGGTGGCGTGCGACGTTTCATGCGGCAGAAATCGCACGCGCACCCGACCTCCTGCAAGTCCCCGGTCCCGATCGCGATCATGGCGAAGGGGGCGGCTTACCAGGGACTACATCCGGTGCGAGGCGGCGGACAACGGCACCGGAAAACAAAAACAAACCCAAATCAGAGCAGCGACAGTTGCACGCCGTCGCTATTGGGCGAGATGAACAGGTCTTCCCTCAAATGCAGGCTGCGACGCATCAGACCGAGTCGCTTGGTCGCCATCTCGAAGCGACGGCTGATCTGCCACGCATAGGGACCGGCCCCCTTCATCCGCTTGCCAAATTCGGCATCATAATCCTTGCCGTCGCGCATCGAGCGCACCAGCGACATCACGTGCCGATAGCGATCCGGGTAATGCTGCAGCAACCAGTCACGGAAGAGCGGGCTCACTTCGAGCGGCAGGCGCAACAGCACATAACTCGCCTCCGTCGCCCCTGCGGCTTTGCCGCTGTCGAGGATCCGTTCGATCTCGTGGTCGTTGAGGGCCGGAATAACGGGCGCCATCATCACGGCCACGGGAATGCCGGCCTCCGACAGGGTCTTGATCGCCTCCAGCCGCTTGGCCGGCGTCGAGGCACGGGGCTCCATCGTGCGTGAGAGCTTGCGATCCAGTGTGGTCACTGAGATGCCGACCTTGACCAGCCCGCGCTCGGCCATCGACTTTAAGATGTCGATATCGCGCAGGATGAGCGCCGACTTCGTCACGATCACCACGGGGTGGTTCGCCTTGTCCAGCACTTCGAGGATCTGTCGCATGATGCGCCATTCCCGCTCGATCGGCTGATAGGGATCGGTGTTGGTGCCGATCGCGATCGGCTTCACCTTGTAGCCCGGCTTCGACAGTTCTCGTTCCAGCAGGCGCGGCGCATCGGGCTTGGCAAACAGCTTTGCCTCGAAGTCGAGACCTGCCGACAGGCCCATATAGCTGTGGGTCGGCCGGGCAAAGCAGTAGATGCAGCCGTGCTCGCAGCCCCGGTAGGGGTTGATCGACCGGTCGAAGGGAATGTCGGGTGAATCGTTGCGGGTGATGACCGTGCGCGGCTTCTCGACCTGAACTTCGGTCCGGAAGGGTGGCATGTCCTCGAGCGTGTGCCAGCCGTCGTCGAAGGCGACGCGTTCCTGGCTCTCGAACCGGCCGGCCGGATTGATCCCGGCCGCACGTCCGCGCCGCCGATCGATCTCGATCCGCATGCCGGACGCATTCATCAGTGCATCGGCAATATCTGCCGTATTGCCGGGCTGAAATGCAGCTTGGCTCACAAGAGACAGCTCGGTCATGTTTGGCTCCTCGCGGGCGTTGCCGCCTCGCTCAATGACTTTATTCCTAGCGGCAAAAGGAGAACAATGCAAGAACAAACTTCAAGAAACTGGCTGTGGCAAAACTTTGTGCAATGCGATAGATATAGGCAATGCTGACAGTGATCATGGAATGCCACGACCAGGAACCCGAGCTCGCACAGACCTTGTCCGTGCTGGTGGCCGGCGCGGTCGAGGGTCTGGTCAGCGATGTCATCGTGCTCGATCACGGCTCGACCGATGGCTCGTCCGTGGTTGCGGACGCTGCGGGATGCCGCTTTTATCAGCAATGGGACATGAAGCATGTGCTGGCGACAGCGCGGGGCGAATGGCTGCTGCTGATCGAACCGGGCGCGCGGCTCGGGCAGGGTTGGGTGGATGAGGTTGCGGAATATGTCGCGCTCAACAAGGCGCCGGCCCGGTTCTCCGAATCGCGGTTATACCGGCTGCCCTTCTATCGGCGGCTCACGCGCTCGACGCCGCTGCTTGAGAATGGCCTGCTGATCCCGAAGCGTCAGGCACAGGGGCTCGCAGGTGAGGGCAGGGAGCTGTTACAGCTGGCCCGCGGCCATAAGCCCCGCCGTCTCGACTCCGAGATCATTCCCTCCTGGGTCGCCCGCGAAGCGCGCCGCTAATCAGCCTTGGCTGCGTCTCAGGTGTTCGTCGAGCCTGGGCATGATTTCCACGAAATTGCAGGGCATGTGGCGATAGTCGAGCTGAAGCTTGATGATCCCGTCCCAGGCATCCTTGCAGGCGCCGGGAGAGCCCGGCAGCACGAAGATGAAGGTGGCATTGGCGACGCCACCCGTCGCGCGTGACTGGATCGTGGAGGTGCCGATCTTGTCGTAGGAGATTCGGTGGAAGACTTCCGAAAAGCCATCCATGCGCTTTTCGAACAGCGGCTCCAGCGCCTCGGGCGTCACGTCGCGCCCGGTGAAGCCCGTGCCACCGG encodes the following:
- a CDS encoding potassium transporter Kup; the protein is MPQLDHQPAAGPKDARSLFLLALGSVGVVYGDIGTSPLYAFREALKPIGVDGITRVEIIGLISLMIWSLTIIVTLKYVLFLLRADNDGEGGTLSLLALLSKSANGHGPVLMVLGLIGAALFLGDSMITPALSVLSAVEGLKLVAPDMSDYIVPISLAILIGLFAVQSRGTAAVARYFGPITALWFIVMAAGGIIHIFDDIGIFAAFNPWYAASFLLHEGFLGIVVLGAVFLTVTGAEALYADLGHFGRKPIQLAWFALVFPALVLNYLGQGALVLSDPSTASDPFFLMFPSWALLPIVILATFATIIASQAVITGAFSLVRQAIHLGFLPRMQILFTSETQSGQIYLPSVNTLLLVGVLSLVLLFESSEALATAYGISVTGAMVVTTVMAFEFVRKRWNWSLALAAAVLTPLLLLELVFLGANLLKIHDGGYIPVLFAAAFTVVMWTWRRGTAILFQKTRRDDVPLEAFIAMIEKKGEHGPTCVAGTAIFLTSDPTCAPAALMHNLKHNHVIHERNIILTIRTLGRPRIAEVDRFAVEELSERFSRVEIRFGFMETQNVSKTLASLRRGGLKFDIMSTSFYLGRRKLVAGQGMGMPHWQDRLYIALAEAAADPSDYFRLPANRVIELGSHVII
- a CDS encoding cell wall hydrolase, with the translated sequence MRPKFRPSKKVLSRLENWTSPLVFGLASWLIFPTVAAQADMAGLLTGLDRGASNWRMVMTSTPAGSIHEASLAFSEGEASEALSGGAGLILPDGRRIAFDGGKADPDSLPDEMRVTRDQKKGRVMAVEPMLPPRAFSAGSILQRTSSLMEPELKTPSVFAREEDKSKPVELASFYFKREKPVADPSLSPMIADLVTNSVPDVLATAYAPPAPDYASVSPFDSILTDKQQDQGRFIPDIDPEDHAWAATPLPAAVFSDKEQKCLAEGIYFEARGESVKGQAAVAQVILNRVRNPHYPDTICGVVYQNENWRNRCQFSFACDRIPDIVTSPRHWKIAKEIAMAVTAGKIWFKDVGSATHYHATYVKPAWGPTMKRVDKIGKHIFYRTYGGGWS
- a CDS encoding AtpZ/AtpI family protein; translated protein: MTDHREEDLEERRRRLTTELAERDAKVKDDERAEINADQTRKGYGMAMKISSEFISAIIVGALLGYLFDYFVGTGPWGMIVMLMIGFCAGVLNVMRVVGVVASPHPADRRLDLDDKGNGR
- a CDS encoding F0F1 ATP synthase subunit A, coding for MANDPTSQFLVKPIVPIEIGGIDFSFTNASLFMVATVAAASGFLYFSTANRGLIPTRMQSVAEMAYEFIASMLREGAGAKGMHFFPMVFSLFMFVLTANLLGMFPYFFTITSQIIVTFALALFVILTVLIYGFYKHGLHFLSIFAPSGVPVALLPLVSAIEVVSFLSRPISLSVRLFANMLAGHITLKVFAGFVVSMSAAGAVGVAGSILPLIMTVAMTALEFLVAFLQAYVFAVLTCMYLNDAVHGGH
- a CDS encoding F0F1 ATP synthase subunit C — its product is MEAEAAKYIGAGLACLGMAGTSLALGRIFGDYLTGALRNPSAADSQFGRLVFGFAVTEALGIFSLLIALLLLFAV
- a CDS encoding F0F1 ATP synthase subunit B — protein: MFVTPAFAQETPAEGQLHTETGVAHDEAHGGGVFPPFDFSTYPSQLLWLVITFSVFYMLMQKVIVPRLGGILENRHDRIAQDLDEAARLKSEADAAIETYERELTAAKAKAGQIASAARDASKAKADAERAAIETELSAKIAAAESRIADIKARAFAEVDTIAIDTVGTIVEELIGAKSTAADIKAAVSGVAKQGA
- a CDS encoding F0F1 ATP synthase subunit B; the encoded protein is MDASFFALVALVLFFVLLAYLKVPGMMGKALDERADKIRDELAEAKRLREEAQHLLAEYQRKRKEAEAEAAAIVAAAEREAAALTAEAKQKTEEFVARRNALSEQKIKQAETEAVNAVRAAAVDLAIAAAEKVLAKKSDEAVQQTLFKASVGEVKSRLN
- a CDS encoding ribonuclease HII → MKRRTPPDSPGLFPDMPLVPDFSLESRAKRQGLWPVAGTDEAGRGPLAGPVVAAAVILDPKRIPDGLNDSKKLSAAQRDVLYEHILAEATVSIASSSPKRIDLIDIRKASLDAMRRAVAGLDHEARHVLADGRDVPPGLVCAGEAVVKGDARSVSIAAASIIAKVMRDRMMVRAGLVYPGYGFEVHAGYGTDRHRSAIATHGPCPLHRMSFRPLKIAAPADENL
- a CDS encoding PA0069 family radical SAM protein, with the protein product MTELSLVSQAAFQPGNTADIADALMNASGMRIEIDRRRGRAAGINPAGRFESQERVAFDDGWHTLEDMPPFRTEVQVEKPRTVITRNDSPDIPFDRSINPYRGCEHGCIYCFARPTHSYMGLSAGLDFEAKLFAKPDAPRLLERELSKPGYKVKPIAIGTNTDPYQPIEREWRIMRQILEVLDKANHPVVIVTKSALILRDIDILKSMAERGLVKVGISVTTLDRKLSRTMEPRASTPAKRLEAIKTLSEAGIPVAVMMAPVIPALNDHEIERILDSGKAAGATEASYVLLRLPLEVSPLFRDWLLQHYPDRYRHVMSLVRSMRDGKDYDAEFGKRMKGAGPYAWQISRRFEMATKRLGLMRRSLHLREDLFISPNSDGVQLSLL
- a CDS encoding glycosyl transferase codes for the protein MLTVIMECHDQEPELAQTLSVLVAGAVEGLVSDVIVLDHGSTDGSSVVADAAGCRFYQQWDMKHVLATARGEWLLLIEPGARLGQGWVDEVAEYVALNKAPARFSESRLYRLPFYRRLTRSTPLLENGLLIPKRQAQGLAGEGRELLQLARGHKPRRLDSEIIPSWVAREARR
- the moaB gene encoding molybdenum cofactor biosynthesis protein B, encoding MSRIDESRPFIPVGIAVLTVSDTRSLSDDKSGDTLVARIEEAGHRLVARAIVKDDKTAIREQVETWTKTSEIDVVITTGGTGFTGRDVTPEALEPLFEKRMDGFSEVFHRISYDKIGTSTIQSRATGGVANATFIFVLPGSPGACKDAWDGIIKLQLDYRHMPCNFVEIMPRLDEHLRRSQG